In Synechococcus sp. KORDI-100, a single window of DNA contains:
- the cobJ gene encoding precorrin-3B C(17)-methyltransferase, producing MIVVGAVGAVTRLIAAQIRGKQHDPAVLVLDPQGRWCIPLLGGHSGGAEQLAREIATDLGGAAVLTGACSSERRLPLDCLGERWGWRRGGRVEAWRDLMQAQARGEQAAFSQRSGNRTWHQGCDQALLCDTTLPSTTDSAVQLSIGPQSAAPCRWHPASLWVGVGCERRTSRNLVERAIEESLRDAGLAQDAVAGLASADRKKDEAALLQICRDQAWPMRTFGSEQLNNVSVPNPSQQVFAEMGTASVAEAAALLAAGNGSQLHQTKRIFHAEGEERGAVTVAIAEAKVPFAPQRGELHLIGSGPGDPSLLSFDARQALERCVAWVGYSLYLDLLEPLRSREQIRLEGQLTREWDRCAEALALAQQGARVALISSGDSGIYGMAGLAMELWLQQPPDQRPSFTVHPGISALQLAAARAGAPLMHDFCTISLSDRLTPWSVIEQRLQAAAAGDFVVALYNPRSRDRDWQLGRARELLLEQRSESTPVVLARQLGRHNEQIKHTSLRDLQPSSVDMLTVILIGNSSTYSTDGHMVTPRGYPGATLN from the coding sequence CTGATCGTGGTCGGGGCCGTCGGCGCTGTCACGCGACTGATCGCAGCGCAGATCCGCGGCAAACAGCATGATCCAGCCGTGCTTGTGCTGGATCCGCAGGGTCGCTGGTGCATTCCTTTGCTGGGCGGTCACAGCGGCGGCGCGGAGCAGTTGGCACGGGAGATCGCAACCGACCTCGGTGGTGCGGCCGTGCTGACGGGCGCCTGCTCCAGCGAACGGCGGTTACCCCTGGACTGCCTTGGCGAACGCTGGGGGTGGCGGCGGGGTGGCCGTGTCGAAGCCTGGCGCGACCTGATGCAGGCACAGGCACGGGGAGAACAGGCCGCATTCAGCCAAAGGAGTGGCAACCGGACATGGCATCAGGGCTGCGATCAAGCACTGCTTTGCGACACAACGCTGCCCTCAACCACCGACTCAGCCGTTCAGCTCAGCATTGGTCCTCAGTCGGCGGCGCCCTGTCGCTGGCATCCCGCCAGCCTCTGGGTTGGGGTGGGGTGTGAGCGCCGAACGAGCCGCAACCTGGTGGAACGCGCCATCGAAGAAAGCCTCAGGGACGCCGGCCTTGCCCAGGACGCGGTTGCAGGGCTGGCCAGCGCCGATCGAAAAAAGGACGAAGCAGCCCTGCTTCAGATCTGCAGGGATCAAGCCTGGCCGATGCGGACGTTCGGCTCTGAACAACTGAACAACGTGTCTGTCCCGAACCCTTCTCAACAGGTTTTCGCCGAGATGGGAACCGCCTCCGTTGCAGAAGCTGCTGCCCTGCTGGCTGCTGGCAATGGCAGCCAGCTGCACCAGACCAAACGCATCTTTCACGCCGAGGGGGAGGAACGGGGAGCCGTCACGGTGGCCATTGCCGAAGCAAAGGTTCCATTCGCCCCCCAGCGGGGCGAACTGCACCTGATCGGGAGTGGACCAGGCGATCCATCTCTCCTGAGCTTCGATGCTCGTCAGGCACTGGAGCGGTGCGTCGCCTGGGTGGGCTACAGCCTTTATCTCGACCTCCTGGAGCCGTTGCGAAGCCGGGAACAAATCCGTCTCGAGGGCCAGCTCACGCGTGAATGGGATCGCTGCGCAGAAGCCCTGGCCTTGGCCCAGCAGGGAGCACGGGTGGCACTGATCTCATCCGGAGACAGTGGCATCTACGGAATGGCTGGATTGGCGATGGAATTGTGGTTGCAACAGCCTCCCGATCAGAGACCAAGTTTCACAGTGCATCCAGGCATCTCCGCCCTGCAGCTGGCGGCAGCCAGGGCCGGGGCGCCACTGATGCATGACTTCTGCACCATCAGCCTCAGCGATCGCCTGACGCCCTGGAGCGTGATTGAACAACGACTCCAGGCTGCAGCCGCGGGAGATTTTGTCGTTGCGCTCTACAACCCCCGCTCCAGGGACCGTGACTGGCAATTGGGCCGCGCCCGGGAGCTGTTGCTCGAACAACGATCGGAGTCGACGCCCGTGGTCCTGGCTCGGCAACTCGGGCGTCATAACGAACAGATCAAGCACACCAGCCTCAGGGATCTGCAACCCAGCAGCGTGGACATGCTGACCGTGATCCTGATCGGCAACAGCAGCACTTATTCAACAGATGGACACATGGTGACCCCTAGGGGATATCCAGGCGCGACGCTGAACTAA
- a CDS encoding helix-turn-helix domain-containing protein: MSTTAPKIRRSSSNVSLRKTQSLVLSKPSEHQWIDIEIKEGLLRISTHQELEQGDITMAIMSPLECGKFRYPKSCQLMIEALADTNLVICFNAEYHHHDDDFLNDWLLALHFVRNPAKADERLLALLRLLSERFGKRTTEGFQLEFLLPHSRIAEMIGATRSTVSRTLSAMRKSRLIAVDELRETLVIYIQD; encoded by the coding sequence ATGAGCACAACAGCACCAAAAATCAGACGCTCATCAAGCAATGTGAGCCTCAGAAAGACTCAATCACTGGTTCTTTCAAAACCTTCAGAGCACCAATGGATTGATATCGAGATCAAAGAAGGGCTTCTAAGAATTTCGACGCATCAAGAGCTTGAGCAGGGAGATATCACCATGGCGATCATGTCACCCCTTGAATGTGGAAAGTTTCGCTATCCGAAATCCTGCCAACTAATGATCGAAGCACTCGCAGACACCAACCTCGTGATCTGCTTCAATGCGGAATATCATCATCATGACGACGACTTTTTGAATGATTGGCTTCTAGCTCTTCATTTTGTGCGCAATCCCGCGAAGGCTGACGAACGCCTCCTGGCACTACTCAGATTACTTTCCGAACGCTTTGGAAAGAGAACAACCGAAGGATTTCAACTAGAGTTTCTGTTGCCTCACTCACGCATCGCAGAAATGATCGGGGCCACACGGTCAACGGTCAGTCGAACTTTAAGTGCCATGAGAAAGTCCCGCCTAATCGCTGTAGACGAACTTCGCGAAACGCTGGTTATTTATATACAAGATTAA
- a CDS encoding ferritin has product MTSTSNISQADSSVRMGPFGRAVAEAMDPELLAAFQQHLNMERHAHAAYFAAAIWFAERELRGFARYFRAESQSEHDHAAQFGEYLIARGQTVELHPLEAPRQTWTTAEEIMKSSFLMEADVTTSLHQLYALAESASDVRTTVFLDPMIDKQIQAENEFAHLLGRVRFADQQPSAILIIDNELDEGRHQPATLQNG; this is encoded by the coding sequence ATGACGTCAACGTCCAACATCAGCCAAGCGGACAGCAGCGTTCGCATGGGTCCCTTCGGCAGAGCGGTTGCCGAAGCCATGGACCCTGAACTACTGGCGGCTTTTCAGCAACACCTCAACATGGAGCGACATGCCCATGCCGCTTATTTTGCTGCTGCCATTTGGTTTGCTGAACGGGAGCTGAGAGGATTCGCCCGCTATTTCAGAGCAGAATCACAGAGTGAGCATGATCATGCTGCTCAATTTGGCGAATATCTGATCGCCAGAGGGCAAACCGTCGAACTGCATCCATTGGAGGCGCCTCGCCAAACCTGGACCACTGCGGAGGAGATTATGAAAAGCTCTTTCCTCATGGAAGCTGATGTCACCACATCGCTGCATCAGCTTTATGCCTTGGCAGAGAGTGCCAGCGACGTTCGTACAACAGTTTTTCTGGATCCGATGATTGACAAACAGATTCAAGCTGAAAATGAATTCGCTCATTTGTTGGGAAGAGTGCGGTTCGCTGACCAACAGCCTTCAGCAATCCTCATCATTGACAATGAGCTGGACGAAGGACGTCATCAGCCCGCTACATTGCAAAACGGCTGA
- a CDS encoding extracellular solute-binding protein, translating into MNKAIISTVAIGALCIPFASAQAFAKEVRVYSGRHYNTDREAFKAFSQSTGIKVRLIEATGISLVERLKREGANSQADVILLVDAARINNAANAGLLAPVQSSLLNKEVPKQYRDPGNRWFGLTRRVRAIIVNPKIVSPGSIKTYADLANPKFKGKLCLRKRKNVYNQSLVADQIVLKGRNKASQWVKGMVENVEQPFFGGDSSLIRAVGQGKCGIGVVNHYYLARMQAGKSGSKDQTLTKNIKLIMPNPAHVNISAAGVAKSAKNKKEAIRLIEFLASPKGSAQLAGPTFEYPLRGYGSASQLKAFGTFKPDNVSISALGVNQKLAIQIMAANGWK; encoded by the coding sequence ATGAACAAGGCGATCATCAGCACAGTTGCGATTGGTGCCTTATGCATTCCTTTCGCTAGTGCCCAAGCCTTTGCCAAGGAAGTTCGCGTTTACTCAGGACGTCACTACAACACCGACAGAGAGGCGTTCAAAGCCTTTAGCCAATCAACAGGGATTAAGGTAAGACTGATTGAAGCAACTGGCATCTCGCTGGTGGAGCGATTGAAGCGCGAAGGCGCAAATTCTCAAGCTGATGTAATTCTTCTGGTTGATGCCGCAAGAATCAATAACGCTGCAAACGCAGGATTATTGGCACCAGTGCAATCAAGCCTCCTCAACAAGGAAGTACCGAAACAATATCGAGATCCCGGCAACCGTTGGTTTGGCCTAACACGACGTGTTCGTGCCATCATCGTCAATCCCAAAATCGTTAGTCCCGGATCGATCAAAACATATGCTGATTTAGCCAATCCAAAATTCAAGGGGAAACTCTGTCTTAGAAAACGGAAAAATGTGTACAATCAGTCGCTTGTTGCTGATCAAATTGTACTGAAAGGGCGCAACAAGGCGTCGCAATGGGTCAAGGGAATGGTGGAAAATGTCGAACAACCATTTTTCGGAGGTGACAGTTCACTGATTCGAGCCGTCGGCCAAGGTAAATGCGGCATTGGAGTGGTTAATCATTACTACCTGGCAAGAATGCAAGCAGGAAAGTCGGGTTCAAAAGACCAGACTCTAACCAAAAATATTAAATTGATCATGCCAAATCCAGCACACGTGAACATCAGTGCTGCGGGAGTCGCGAAGTCTGCCAAAAATAAAAAAGAAGCCATCCGCTTGATCGAGTTTTTAGCATCTCCAAAAGGGAGTGCTCAACTGGCTGGTCCTACCTTCGAGTACCCTCTTAGGGGGTACGGGTCTGCTTCTCAACTGAAAGCATTTGGCACGTTCAAGCCAGATAATGTTTCAATCAGCGCACTTGGTGTAAACCAAAAATTAGCCATCCAAATCATGGCAGCAAATGGCTGGAAGTAA
- a CDS encoding Fe2+-dependent dioxygenase, whose translation MDYLSTPLLERNDVVTLVDLLSRDPTLWRDGSLTAGEFASAVKQNKQLDPESSEAMSGIDLVTRRLVASPLVKSFSLVKRVHSVMFSKCEEGDGYGWHVDNPFSKHGRRDLSFTIFLSNLDHYQGGDLSIQSSQDSHDVRLPPGHIFLYPSTALHCVRPIAQGTRLACVGWIESYVRSSEDRLLLFNLEAGARSLLAKHGRSDELDLIYQSYVNAVRRLSG comes from the coding sequence ATGGACTACTTATCAACGCCTCTGCTTGAAAGGAATGATGTTGTTACCCTTGTTGACCTGTTGAGTCGTGACCCAACGCTCTGGCGAGATGGCAGCTTAACAGCAGGCGAATTTGCGTCTGCTGTTAAACAGAACAAACAACTTGACCCTGAGTCCTCAGAAGCGATGTCTGGGATTGATCTTGTGACCAGGAGATTGGTCGCGAGCCCCTTGGTTAAAAGCTTTTCTCTTGTAAAACGCGTGCATTCGGTTATGTTTTCCAAGTGTGAAGAAGGGGATGGTTATGGCTGGCATGTTGACAATCCGTTTTCAAAACATGGGAGAAGGGATCTGTCTTTCACCATTTTCTTGTCTAATTTAGATCATTATCAAGGCGGAGACTTATCGATACAGTCGTCACAGGACAGTCATGATGTTCGTTTGCCGCCAGGCCATATCTTCCTTTATCCAAGCACCGCTCTCCACTGCGTTCGTCCAATTGCCCAGGGCACGCGTTTAGCCTGCGTTGGTTGGATCGAGAGTTATGTGCGATCCAGTGAAGACCGCTTGTTGTTGTTTAATCTTGAGGCAGGCGCTCGATCACTCCTGGCGAAACATGGTCGTTCTGATGAGCTAGATCTGATTTATCAGTCGTATGTGAACGCCGTCAGGCGCTTATCAGGCTGA
- a CDS encoding iron uptake porin, which produces MKLFQQLLVAPAALGLLAPLAVVNSPAAHAAELKINSVSDYTDVADSEEQVTSITQFSDVYPTDWAYQALASLIERYGCVAGYPNGTFGGNRAMTRYEAAALLNACLDRITEVTDELRRLIKEFERELAIIRGRVDGLEARVGELEATQFSTTTKLKGQADFFTGGIKYADRDECNEEEPGECTSDAFNFSYRLTLNLNTSFTGKDLLYTRLRAGNMDNQWTQTDSYLADAKKGDSTLKVDKLWYTFPFGSGFKATVGALIENYYMIETPTRYKPILKAFKLGGYGAVLGASTGQGFGVQWRQQVSPGEPALNIAANYVADGGDGAKGDSKEGLFGENTDAYFLSQIGYGNRQWHISALYALKNAGQKEVCVTDEAGLESCSISSGAKAAMGYSTPRAKDLGHPLSAVGLRGYWSPIDSGWIPSISAGIDFGFADGQFDGNAEAVKGWMVGLNWKDAFMDGNKLGVGFGSYSSYATSVKGQGWPDDENFAVEVYYDFRVTDNIQVTPAIFWVDDAYGQEQLPGQNKFGGLVKTTFKF; this is translated from the coding sequence ATGAAGCTTTTCCAGCAACTGCTGGTGGCTCCCGCTGCTCTGGGCCTTCTGGCCCCTTTGGCTGTTGTCAACAGTCCTGCAGCCCATGCCGCTGAGCTGAAGATCAACAGCGTGTCCGACTACACGGACGTCGCCGACAGCGAAGAGCAGGTCACCAGCATCACCCAGTTCTCTGACGTCTACCCGACCGACTGGGCCTACCAGGCTCTCGCCAGCCTGATCGAGCGTTACGGCTGTGTTGCCGGTTATCCCAACGGCACCTTCGGCGGCAACCGGGCCATGACCCGTTATGAGGCAGCTGCCCTTCTCAACGCCTGTCTCGACCGCATCACTGAGGTCACCGACGAACTGCGTCGCCTGATCAAGGAATTCGAAAGAGAACTCGCCATCATCCGCGGCCGCGTCGATGGCCTCGAGGCCCGCGTCGGTGAACTGGAAGCCACCCAGTTCTCCACCACTACCAAACTGAAAGGACAGGCAGACTTCTTCACTGGCGGAATTAAGTATGCCGATCGCGATGAATGCAATGAAGAAGAGCCCGGTGAATGCACCAGCGACGCCTTTAACTTCTCTTACAGGCTCACACTTAACCTGAACACCTCGTTCACTGGAAAAGATCTTCTGTATACCCGTTTAAGAGCGGGGAACATGGATAACCAGTGGACACAAACTGATTCCTATCTTGCAGACGCCAAAAAAGGTGACAGCACGCTGAAGGTTGACAAACTCTGGTACACCTTCCCATTTGGTTCTGGATTCAAAGCCACCGTTGGTGCTCTGATCGAGAACTACTACATGATCGAGACGCCAACGCGTTACAAGCCAATCTTGAAAGCCTTCAAGCTCGGTGGCTATGGAGCAGTGCTTGGTGCCAGCACCGGCCAGGGTTTTGGTGTGCAGTGGCGGCAGCAAGTTTCACCTGGTGAACCTGCCTTGAATATCGCAGCCAACTATGTTGCCGACGGAGGAGATGGCGCCAAGGGCGATTCGAAGGAAGGCTTATTCGGTGAAAACACTGATGCTTACTTTCTGAGCCAGATCGGTTACGGAAATCGGCAGTGGCACATATCAGCTCTGTATGCCTTGAAGAACGCTGGTCAAAAAGAGGTCTGCGTCACCGACGAGGCAGGTTTGGAAAGCTGCAGCATTTCCTCTGGCGCCAAAGCGGCGATGGGATATTCCACTCCCCGTGCCAAGGATCTTGGTCATCCTCTGAGCGCCGTTGGCCTGCGTGGTTACTGGTCTCCAATCGACAGCGGCTGGATTCCCTCCATCAGTGCTGGTATCGACTTCGGTTTTGCTGATGGTCAGTTCGACGGCAACGCTGAAGCCGTCAAAGGCTGGATGGTTGGCCTGAACTGGAAAGATGCGTTCATGGATGGCAACAAACTTGGAGTGGGCTTCGGCTCCTATTCAAGCTATGCCACATCGGTGAAGGGTCAGGGGTGGCCTGATGACGAGAACTTCGCTGTTGAGGTCTATTACGACTTCCGAGTCACAGACAACATCCAAGTGACGCCTGCGATTTTCTGGGTGGATGACGCCTATGGACAGGAGCAACTCCCTGGTCAGAACAAATTTGGTGGACTTGTCAAAACCACCTTCAAATTCTGA
- the psaA gene encoding photosystem I core protein PsaA — MTISPPERGSSAKNQVEKVDNPATFELFGKPGHFDRSLAKGPKTTSWIWNLHANAHDFDAHTSDLQEVSRRIFSAHFGHLAVIFIWLSGAFFHGARFSNYSGWLADPTHVKPSAQVVWPIFGQEILNGDMGAGFQGIQITSGLFHVWRGWGITSETQLMALAIGALVMAGLMLNAGVFHYHKAAPKLEWFQNVESMLNHHLAGLLGLGSLSWAGHLIHVSAPVSKLMDAIDAGQPLVLDGKTIATVADIPLPHEFFNQDLIAQLYPGFGAGIGAFFSGNWAAYSDFLTFKGGLNPVTGSLWMTDIAHHHVAIAVLFIVAGHMYRTNWGIGHSIKEIHEGQKGDPLLFPAPNGHDGLYEFLTTSWHAQLGLNLAMLGSLSIIVAQHMYAMPPYAYMAIDYPTQIGLFTHHIWIGGFLIVGGAAHAAIAMVRDYDPAKHIDNVLDRVLKARDAIISHLNWVCIWLGAHSFGLYIHNDTMRALGRPQDMFSDSAISIQPIFAQWIQNAHAAAAGSTAPNALAGVSEVFNGSVVAVGGKVAAAPMPLGTADFMVHHIHAFTIHVTVLILLKGVLYARSSRLIPDKANLGFRFSCDGPGRGGTCQVSAWDHVFLGLFWMYNSLSIVIFHFSWKMQSDIWGTVNADGSVAHITNGNFAQSAITINGWLRDYLWAQAVQVINSYGSNTSAYGLMFLGAHFIWAFSLMFLFSGRGYWQELIESIVWAHNKLKVAPAIQPRALSIIQGRAVGVAHYLLGGIATTWAFFHAHILVVG; from the coding sequence ATGACCATCAGCCCACCAGAGCGTGGGAGCAGTGCGAAGAATCAGGTTGAAAAGGTCGACAATCCAGCGACCTTTGAATTGTTCGGTAAACCCGGACATTTCGACCGATCCCTTGCCAAAGGTCCCAAAACCACTTCATGGATTTGGAACCTCCACGCCAACGCTCACGACTTTGACGCTCACACGAGCGACCTCCAGGAGGTTTCTCGGCGGATCTTCTCCGCGCACTTCGGCCATCTGGCCGTCATTTTCATCTGGTTGAGCGGTGCTTTCTTCCATGGCGCCCGCTTCTCCAACTACTCCGGATGGCTTGCTGATCCCACCCACGTGAAGCCCAGTGCTCAGGTGGTGTGGCCGATCTTCGGCCAGGAAATTCTTAATGGCGATATGGGTGCCGGCTTCCAAGGCATTCAGATCACCTCAGGCCTGTTCCACGTCTGGCGTGGATGGGGCATCACCAGCGAAACCCAGCTCATGGCTCTGGCCATCGGTGCCCTGGTGATGGCCGGCCTCATGCTCAACGCCGGTGTATTCCACTACCACAAGGCTGCGCCGAAGCTGGAGTGGTTCCAAAACGTTGAGTCAATGCTGAACCACCACTTGGCAGGTCTGCTGGGTCTTGGTTCTCTGTCCTGGGCAGGTCACCTCATCCATGTCTCCGCTCCCGTCAGCAAGCTGATGGATGCGATCGACGCCGGTCAGCCGCTGGTGCTCGATGGCAAAACCATCGCCACAGTGGCGGACATCCCCCTGCCGCACGAGTTCTTCAATCAGGACCTGATTGCACAGCTCTACCCCGGATTTGGTGCCGGGATTGGAGCTTTCTTCTCTGGTAACTGGGCTGCATACAGCGACTTCCTCACCTTCAAGGGTGGTTTGAACCCTGTCACCGGCAGTCTCTGGATGACCGACATCGCCCATCACCATGTGGCGATCGCCGTTTTGTTCATAGTCGCCGGGCACATGTACCGGACGAACTGGGGAATCGGTCACTCGATCAAGGAGATTCACGAAGGGCAGAAGGGTGATCCCCTGCTATTCCCGGCTCCCAATGGTCACGACGGTCTCTATGAATTCCTGACGACCTCCTGGCACGCCCAGCTTGGCCTCAATCTGGCGATGCTCGGCTCGTTGAGCATCATCGTGGCCCAGCACATGTACGCGATGCCTCCCTACGCGTATATGGCCATTGACTATCCAACCCAGATTGGTCTCTTCACCCACCACATATGGATCGGTGGATTCCTGATCGTTGGTGGCGCTGCACATGCGGCTATCGCCATGGTTCGCGACTACGACCCCGCCAAGCACATCGACAACGTGCTTGATCGGGTGCTCAAGGCCCGCGACGCCATCATCAGTCACCTCAACTGGGTTTGCATCTGGCTCGGAGCCCATAGCTTCGGCCTTTACATCCACAACGACACGATGCGTGCCCTGGGCCGTCCCCAGGACATGTTCAGCGATTCGGCGATTTCAATCCAACCGATTTTCGCCCAGTGGATCCAGAACGCACATGCTGCGGCAGCCGGCAGCACCGCTCCAAACGCTCTTGCCGGCGTGAGCGAAGTGTTCAACGGCTCGGTTGTCGCCGTTGGCGGCAAGGTGGCAGCTGCACCCATGCCTCTCGGCACCGCCGACTTCATGGTGCACCACATCCACGCCTTCACGATTCACGTGACGGTGCTGATCCTGCTGAAGGGTGTGCTCTACGCCCGCAGCTCCCGCCTGATCCCAGACAAAGCCAACCTGGGCTTCCGGTTCTCCTGCGACGGCCCTGGCCGTGGCGGTACCTGCCAGGTGTCTGCCTGGGACCACGTGTTCCTGGGACTGTTCTGGATGTACAACTCCCTGTCGATCGTGATCTTCCACTTCAGCTGGAAGATGCAGAGCGACATCTGGGGGACGGTGAATGCCGACGGTTCCGTCGCGCACATCACCAATGGCAACTTTGCCCAGAGCGCCATCACCATCAATGGCTGGCTGCGTGACTACCTGTGGGCCCAGGCCGTCCAGGTGATCAACAGCTACGGCTCCAACACCAGTGCCTATGGCCTGATGTTTCTCGGTGCCCACTTCATCTGGGCATTCAGCCTGATGTTCCTGTTCAGCGGCCGCGGCTACTGGCAGGAGCTGATCGAGTCCATCGTCTGGGCTCACAACAAGCTGAAGGTGGCTCCTGCCATCCAGCCCCGTGCGCTTTCCATCATCCAGGGCCGTGCCGTGGGTGTTGCCCACTACTTACTGGGCGGAATTGCGACCACGTGGGCCTTCTTCCACGCCCACATTCTTGTGGTCGGCTGA
- a CDS encoding phycobilisome rod-core linker polypeptide: MPGSLPAINYPITTQNSRVNSYQLDRDDFNQADKDDGIQDVINKCYRQIYFHAMACDREPYLESQLQNRSITVRDFVRGLLLSERFYRGYIQCNSNKRLAKQVIGRVFGRYSYNDDELRACSILIASKGFAYFVDTLLNSDEYINRFGYDSVPFQVKRVLPGRSTGSTPINQVLPRYSDDWKQTLINRMMLMSISDHARFNQNKTKIASLIYEKPKGKSLIAWIAGLFVSGGVILWLTITIATTMFTIR, translated from the coding sequence ATGCCCGGCTCATTACCAGCAATTAACTACCCCATTACGACTCAAAATTCTCGGGTTAATTCATATCAACTAGATCGAGACGATTTCAATCAAGCCGACAAAGACGACGGCATACAGGACGTGATCAATAAGTGCTATAGACAGATCTATTTTCATGCAATGGCCTGCGACAGAGAGCCTTATTTAGAATCACAACTACAAAATCGAAGTATTACTGTTCGAGATTTTGTTCGAGGATTGTTACTCTCAGAGAGATTTTACCGTGGCTACATACAGTGCAATAGCAACAAACGTCTCGCAAAGCAGGTTATCGGTCGAGTGTTCGGACGCTATTCCTACAATGACGATGAGCTTAGGGCGTGTTCAATTTTAATTGCATCCAAGGGATTTGCTTATTTTGTAGATACCCTTCTCAACTCAGACGAATACATCAATCGATTTGGATATGACAGTGTGCCATTTCAAGTCAAGAGAGTGCTGCCAGGAAGGAGCACTGGCTCAACTCCCATTAATCAAGTCCTCCCAAGGTATTCAGATGACTGGAAACAAACTCTGATCAACCGAATGATGCTGATGTCAATCAGCGATCACGCAAGGTTTAATCAGAATAAAACTAAAATCGCATCCTTGATCTATGAGAAACCGAAAGGAAAATCACTGATTGCATGGATAGCAGGACTTTTCGTGAGTGGTGGCGTAATCTTGTGGCTGACCATAACCATTGCTACAACAATGTTTACCATCCGCTGA